The Paenibacillus uliginis N3/975 genome has a window encoding:
- a CDS encoding nucleoside hydrolase, producing the protein MKKNIYFNHDGGVDDLISLFLLLQMDNVELTGVSVIPADCYLEPAMFASRKIIDRFGNGGVDVAESNSRGKNPFPKDWRMHAFYVDALPLLNESGKVITPVADKPAHLHIIETLRATEGKTTLLFTGPLTDLARALDIDPTIEEKVERLVWMGGTFREEGNVHEPEHDGTAEWNVFWDPEAAARVWESGIEIDLVALESTNQVPLTLDVRERWASERKHIGVDFLGQCYAMVPPLVHFSTNSTYYLWDVLTTAFVGKSDLVKVQTVNSIVLTEGASQGRTAETADGRPVNVVYDVDRDAFFDYMTELAKKATERVS; encoded by the coding sequence ATGAAGAAGAATATTTACTTTAATCACGATGGCGGCGTTGATGATTTAATTTCGTTATTTTTGCTACTGCAAATGGACAATGTTGAGTTGACGGGAGTTTCGGTCATTCCAGCGGATTGTTACTTAGAACCAGCTATGTTTGCAAGCCGTAAAATTATTGATCGTTTCGGTAACGGTGGTGTGGATGTAGCAGAGTCCAATTCTCGTGGGAAGAATCCTTTTCCAAAGGACTGGCGTATGCATGCGTTCTATGTTGACGCACTACCGCTTCTCAATGAATCTGGTAAAGTCATTACTCCAGTAGCGGACAAGCCGGCACATCTTCATATTATAGAAACGTTACGTGCAACGGAAGGAAAGACGACTTTGCTATTTACAGGTCCGCTTACTGACCTTGCTCGTGCATTAGATATCGATCCTACGATCGAAGAAAAAGTAGAACGCCTTGTGTGGATGGGTGGTACATTCCGTGAAGAAGGAAATGTGCATGAGCCTGAGCATGATGGAACAGCAGAGTGGAATGTATTCTGGGACCCTGAAGCAGCTGCTCGTGTATGGGAAAGCGGGATCGAGATTGATTTAGTAGCACTAGAAAGCACAAATCAGGTACCACTTACACTAGATGTTCGTGAGCGCTGGGCTTCAGAACGCAAGCATATCGGTGTTGATTTCCTTGGCCAATGCTACGCGATGGTGCCGCCGCTTGTTCACTTCTCGACGAACTCAACATACTATCTGTGGGATGTATTAACGACAGCGTTTGTTGGCAAAAGCGATCTGGTTAAGGTGCAGACGGTGAACAGCATTGTGCTTACAGAAGGTGCAAGCCAAGGCCGAACCGCTGAAACGGCTGACGGACGTCCGGTAAATGTCGTTTATGACGTGGATCGGGATGCATTCTTTGATTACATGACAGAATTGGCGAAAAAAGCAACAGAGAGGGTTTCATAA
- a CDS encoding AAA family ATPase, which yields MPIICLEGASAVGKTTTSKTLAEQYGAYIVEEVHFLFEQPKLEPHEITQWLLERQLDRWRIAREKLQSHDLVVLDGDHFKMWYDWIYGEDKAAFQTSYSFFKKEIMNSHFGFPDKYFVLYINQEELTTRKVNDTTRSRRNFEKHLKLIDPQKEYFKALNNFRPNYVEFIEAKSVEQNIQIILDSVSNLSSTNRDSLELFENVMEWFCRNEIDES from the coding sequence ATGCCAATTATATGTCTTGAGGGAGCAAGTGCTGTTGGGAAAACAACCACATCAAAAACACTTGCTGAACAATATGGTGCTTATATTGTTGAGGAGGTTCATTTTCTTTTTGAACAGCCTAAATTAGAGCCTCATGAAATAACACAGTGGTTGCTTGAAAGACAACTTGATCGATGGAGGATCGCCCGAGAAAAACTACAATCGCACGATCTGGTTGTGTTGGACGGAGACCATTTCAAAATGTGGTATGACTGGATCTATGGTGAGGATAAAGCTGCATTTCAAACGTCCTACTCCTTTTTTAAGAAAGAAATTATGAATAGCCATTTTGGCTTTCCGGATAAATATTTTGTTCTATATATCAACCAAGAGGAATTAACGACTCGTAAAGTAAATGACACTACGAGAAGCCGTAGAAATTTTGAAAAGCATTTAAAATTGATCGACCCCCAAAAGGAATATTTTAAAGCACTAAATAACTTCCGTCCCAATTATGTGGAATTCATTGAAGCCAAAAGCGTAGAACAGAACATACAAATTATCCTCGATTCCGTATCTAATCTTTCAAGCACAAATCGAGATTCGCTGGAGTTATTTGAAAATGTTATGGAATGGTTTTGTAGGAACGAAATCGATGAATCCTAA
- a CDS encoding ABC transporter ATP-binding protein, translated as MILEVNHVNGWYTKDKHIIEDVHFQVEAGKIYALLGTNGAGKTTLLHILTSIHSQYSGEIYVCGEKLTPDNIVRLKQQRYFIPDHPDLFDEMSPLAFMEFVHGLYGKTFDIQRFQQLCGAFAFETYVHQKISTLSLGNRQKTALINGLLLQCPLLIMDEPLVGLDVVAIETFYQELRAYVAQGNSALLSTHLFQVVDSVCDEAFILHQGKIKDHVVVNKQRSMKETFFRVIEHE; from the coding sequence ATGATATTAGAAGTGAATCATGTGAACGGCTGGTATACGAAGGATAAACACATTATCGAAGATGTTCATTTTCAAGTTGAAGCGGGCAAAATTTACGCCTTGCTCGGCACCAACGGTGCTGGCAAAACAACCCTGCTCCATATCCTCACATCCATCCATAGCCAATATAGCGGAGAAATTTATGTATGCGGCGAGAAGCTGACACCTGACAATATTGTACGGCTGAAGCAGCAACGATATTTTATCCCGGATCATCCGGACTTGTTCGATGAAATGTCGCCGCTAGCCTTTATGGAATTTGTGCACGGGTTATACGGTAAAACATTCGATATACAGAGATTTCAACAATTGTGCGGGGCATTCGCCTTTGAGACATACGTCCATCAGAAGATTAGCACCTTGTCGCTAGGCAACAGACAGAAGACGGCTTTAATCAACGGACTGCTGCTCCAATGTCCCTTGCTCATTATGGACGAGCCGCTGGTCGGTCTGGACGTCGTGGCCATCGAAACGTTCTATCAAGAGCTGCGGGCATATGTGGCGCAAGGGAATTCTGCACTTCTATCCACGCACTTGTTCCAAGTAGTCGACAGTGTGTGTGATGAAGCCTTTATTCTTCATCAAGGAAAAATAAAAGATCATGTAGTGGTTAATAAGCAGCGTTCGATGAAAGAGACGTTCTTTCGGGTGATTGAACATGAATAG
- a CDS encoding sensor histidine kinase: protein MDISTAWIVIFFFVLLYTRTKDMLASLLFGVLNYVNFLFAMQISQIIWSDMLNIRKPMIEQIFLFAFIGVVAYLIGKLFSDHTKRNRQSMQHVFSLRQRIFVLFGNMCMVMGGIYLSLIFYRDASGMQEILLHSLLLAVYIAVIFFSHWLYTYTLKKEMEKLQMEQEVGQLEKYAASLEDVLQDMRTFKHDYANILSSLQGFIEDENYSELKRYFHHDVCTYSNKLFQINTRLSLLGHVKIAPLKGILSSKMVKAHAEQIDVFIDIAEDVHEVAMSTLDLCRIIGILLDNAIEAALETPQPRIELGIVPVKDSTLFIIKNSCSQHVPPIYKMFEYGFSTKGNNRGIGLPNVRELIDCKYPHANLNTEIDPEAMTFMQELTIKHVQHRSTKLG, encoded by the coding sequence ATGGATATAAGTACAGCTTGGATCGTCATATTCTTCTTTGTTCTCTTATATACACGGACGAAAGACATGCTAGCATCGCTATTATTTGGTGTGCTCAACTACGTGAATTTCCTGTTTGCCATGCAGATAAGCCAGATTATATGGAGCGATATGCTGAACATCAGGAAACCAATGATCGAGCAGATATTCCTGTTCGCATTCATCGGGGTAGTGGCGTATCTGATCGGCAAATTATTTTCAGATCATACGAAGCGTAACCGTCAGAGCATGCAGCATGTTTTTTCCTTACGGCAGCGCATATTTGTCTTGTTCGGCAATATGTGCATGGTGATGGGAGGGATATACCTTTCCCTTATCTTTTACCGGGACGCTTCCGGTATGCAAGAAATCCTCCTGCACAGTCTGCTGCTCGCCGTATATATCGCGGTCATTTTCTTTAGCCATTGGCTGTATACGTATACGCTCAAAAAGGAAATGGAGAAGCTGCAGATGGAGCAGGAAGTGGGACAACTAGAGAAATACGCGGCTTCCCTGGAAGACGTGCTGCAGGACATGCGCACATTCAAGCACGACTATGCCAACATTTTATCCTCTTTGCAAGGATTCATTGAGGACGAGAACTATTCGGAGTTAAAGCGATACTTCCATCATGACGTTTGTACGTATTCCAATAAGCTGTTCCAAATCAATACGAGACTGTCGCTGCTGGGACATGTGAAGATTGCGCCTCTCAAAGGGATTCTCTCATCCAAAATGGTAAAAGCCCACGCAGAGCAGATTGACGTATTTATCGATATTGCAGAGGATGTACATGAAGTAGCAATGTCAACGCTCGATCTATGCAGAATTATCGGAATATTGCTAGATAATGCAATCGAGGCAGCTTTGGAAACGCCGCAGCCGAGAATTGAGCTTGGGATCGTGCCCGTAAAAGATTCGACTCTATTCATTATTAAAAATAGTTGTTCCCAGCATGTGCCGCCAATCTATAAAATGTTCGAATATGGCTTTTCCACGAAAGGAAACAATCGGGGCATTGGTCTGCCCAATGTTAGGGAGTTAATCGACTGCAAATATCCCCATGCGAATCTTAATACCGAGATTGATCCCGAAGCAATGACATTCATGCAAGAACTAACCATTAAGCATGTCCAACACAGAAGTACGAAATTAGGATGA
- a CDS encoding LytR/AlgR family response regulator transcription factor, translating into MLKVYICEDNKQQREQIERIVKHSIIKQKLDMKVALATGDYQDIVDQPQHEGGRYLFMLDIDLKADMNGIQLAGILRDSYPDCFIVFVTTHSELSYLTFQYKVEAFDFIMKDNPEQFLLRVDECLRKAYERHLKKGRDTRKMTIETEESIINVKHEDVLFFETSSSPHKIKLHEQYRQIEFYGTLKELEKQLDDRFFRCHKAYIVNLHNIKEIDKQNRAVHMINGETCYVSFRYYNGLVKALMNRNGR; encoded by the coding sequence ATGTTGAAAGTCTATATCTGTGAAGATAACAAACAGCAGCGAGAACAGATCGAGCGAATCGTGAAGCATTCGATCATCAAGCAGAAGCTAGATATGAAGGTGGCTTTGGCTACGGGTGATTATCAGGATATTGTGGATCAGCCGCAACATGAAGGCGGCCGCTATCTTTTTATGTTGGATATTGATCTTAAAGCCGACATGAACGGAATTCAACTGGCTGGAATACTAAGGGACAGCTATCCGGACTGCTTCATCGTATTTGTGACCACCCATTCGGAGCTGAGCTATCTGACTTTCCAGTACAAGGTGGAAGCTTTCGACTTTATTATGAAAGACAATCCGGAACAATTTCTATTACGGGTCGATGAATGTCTCCGCAAGGCGTATGAACGTCATTTGAAAAAGGGTAGAGACACTCGAAAGATGACCATTGAAACGGAAGAATCGATTATTAACGTCAAACACGAGGATGTTTTGTTTTTCGAAACCTCTTCCTCGCCGCACAAAATCAAGCTGCATGAGCAGTATCGGCAGATCGAGTTCTATGGAACATTAAAAGAGCTTGAAAAGCAGCTAGATGATCGCTTTTTCCGCTGCCATAAGGCATACATCGTTAATCTGCACAATATTAAAGAGATCGACAAACAGAATCGGGCTGTTCATATGATCAACGGCGAGACATGCTACGTCTCCTTTAGATACTACAATGGGCTGGTCAAAGCTTTGATGAACAGGAATGGAAGGTAA
- a CDS encoding DUF4241 domain-containing protein, whose product MIIQLGKFEVKSGQLVVADPCYELDTSIIMGVLEAVLNGTWIGEVEKVEVRDWGEANAKLTAYHYSVAEQGAYLEWIKCPFVAGVDSGQAGIFDIQKYRIPDTNAPHESSDTDTEWYYACCDVTESGEEAGVLDGGVVSRSGMGDGAYGVYKAVNAQDQVVGVKIVFIKS is encoded by the coding sequence TTGATCATTCAACTTGGCAAGTTTGAAGTGAAGTCCGGACAATTGGTTGTAGCCGATCCCTGTTACGAATTGGATACGAGCATCATCATGGGGGTGTTGGAAGCTGTATTAAATGGAACGTGGATTGGGGAAGTGGAGAAAGTTGAAGTTCGCGACTGGGGCGAAGCCAACGCAAAGTTGACGGCTTACCATTACTCTGTGGCCGAGCAGGGGGCATATCTGGAATGGATCAAATGTCCTTTTGTGGCTGGGGTGGATAGCGGTCAGGCCGGGATTTTTGACATCCAAAAATATAGAATACCCGATACGAATGCGCCACACGAAAGTTCGGATACCGATACGGAATGGTATTACGCCTGCTGTGATGTAACCGAGAGCGGGGAGGAAGCGGGTGTCCTGGATGGTGGCGTTGTTTCTCGTAGCGGCATGGGCGATGGTGCGTATGGCGTGTATAAGGCTGTCAATGCACAGGATCAGGTCGTAGGCGTGAAAATTGTGTTTATTAAGAGTTAG
- a CDS encoding lipoate--protein ligase, translating to MNKIVISQEHDPYFNLALEEELFRNARQGEVTLYLWQNEKTVVIGRNQNPYIECDIEQIKRSGGKIARRISGGGAVYHDLGNLNFTFVCKKSEEDLTKQIAVLQKAVERFGLQVVRSGRNDLTHEGKKFSGHAFYEEDGNAFHHGTMMVDVDLTMLAKVLKPSKLKLESKGITSVKSRVVNLKKLNDEITISSLSEALIDSFREIYGENSFLVKYNRQEKSPDFIKKYMDDRWIYGESPVYNASIEKRTSSGNIQAFFQVEHGLVKELKIFSDSISILDFRAVENRFIGMDFKEVIEKDLLLLAL from the coding sequence ATGAATAAAATCGTGATTTCTCAGGAACACGATCCTTATTTCAATCTGGCTTTGGAAGAGGAGCTGTTTAGAAACGCACGGCAGGGTGAAGTGACACTATACCTTTGGCAAAATGAAAAAACAGTCGTTATCGGTAGAAATCAGAACCCGTATATCGAGTGTGATATCGAGCAAATCAAGCGAAGTGGAGGCAAAATTGCGAGACGAATTTCGGGTGGTGGAGCAGTTTACCACGATCTAGGGAATCTAAACTTCACTTTTGTATGTAAGAAGTCAGAAGAAGATTTGACTAAACAAATAGCAGTACTCCAAAAAGCTGTCGAGCGTTTTGGTCTTCAAGTGGTTCGGTCCGGTAGAAATGATTTGACCCATGAAGGTAAAAAATTCTCCGGTCATGCCTTTTATGAAGAAGACGGGAATGCATTTCATCATGGAACCATGATGGTAGACGTGGACTTGACTATGCTTGCTAAAGTGCTGAAACCATCCAAACTCAAGCTGGAATCCAAAGGAATCACCTCGGTCAAAAGCCGGGTCGTCAATCTGAAGAAACTAAACGATGAAATCACAATTTCCAGCCTTTCCGAAGCGCTGATTGACAGTTTTAGGGAAATTTACGGTGAAAACTCCTTCTTGGTAAAGTATAACCGGCAAGAGAAATCGCCTGACTTTATTAAGAAATATATGGATGATCGATGGATTTATGGGGAGAGTCCTGTATATAACGCGTCTATTGAGAAAAGGACTTCATCAGGCAACATCCAGGCCTTTTTCCAAGTTGAACATGGGCTTGTCAAAGAGCTGAAGATTTTTTCTGATAGCATCTCTATTTTGGATTTTCGCGCAGTTGAAAACCGTTTTATTGGTATGGATTTTAAGGAAGTAATTGAAAAAGATTTGTTGCTTCTTGCTCTGTAA
- the lpdA gene encoding dihydrolipoyl dehydrogenase: MEIKLEQLSGHEKKSKIGKINVSVGDQVEVGQQLLQLESKKGNTPFKSKYAGKIDEIMVSEGQEIGIGHVMFKMTTDQTEPAKPKLDYFSGLVHGKKERVEADVLVIGAGPGGYVAAIYAAKHGLKTVIVEKEKLGGTCLNVGCIPTKALIRSSEVFHNFKNAEDFGITAEHIQVEMAKVIEKKDKIKDTLVSGIDYLLEKNGVRVIRGSASFIDNKQVLVKNRKDEYTIQATNTLIATGSKISKINLPGVEHDFVLNSTSALQQKENFKSITIIGGGVIGMEFAFIYSNFGIEVNVIEYCDRLLTMVDEDVSEEIRNIAAERGIRVHTGARVTRIEKDQNGNAVVIFEKDDTEMFMTSEKVLVAIGREPNLEGLDIDKAGVTLNENGKGIAVNEHLQTSVDHIYAIGDVTNRIQLAHVASHEGTAAIDHILGKSSTLNYDMVPNVIFTSPEIASVGLTEQQALRQKMKITISKFPFQANGKALTMREDKGFVKLIKNIDNGKIVGASIIGPEASALISTLTVIINNGISEDEIIHTIFAHPTTGEAIHEAALGLGIGALHYHE; encoded by the coding sequence TTGGAGATTAAACTTGAACAGCTTTCCGGACATGAGAAGAAATCGAAAATCGGAAAAATTAATGTATCCGTTGGGGATCAAGTTGAGGTTGGACAACAACTATTGCAATTAGAAAGCAAAAAGGGCAATACCCCTTTCAAATCTAAATACGCTGGTAAAATCGACGAAATTATGGTTTCAGAAGGTCAGGAAATCGGGATTGGTCATGTAATGTTTAAAATGACTACCGATCAGACAGAACCTGCCAAACCTAAACTGGATTATTTTTCTGGGCTGGTTCATGGCAAAAAGGAACGGGTGGAGGCCGATGTTCTAGTGATCGGTGCAGGACCTGGAGGATATGTAGCCGCTATTTATGCAGCGAAACATGGCCTAAAGACGGTTATCGTGGAAAAAGAGAAGCTTGGCGGAACTTGCCTTAACGTGGGCTGTATTCCTACTAAAGCTTTGATCCGATCTTCAGAAGTATTCCATAATTTTAAGAATGCAGAAGATTTCGGAATTACCGCTGAACACATTCAAGTGGAGATGGCTAAGGTCATCGAGAAAAAAGATAAAATCAAAGATACGCTTGTTTCGGGAATCGACTACCTGCTGGAGAAAAACGGAGTAAGAGTGATCCGAGGAAGTGCATCTTTTATAGACAACAAGCAGGTACTGGTCAAAAACAGGAAAGACGAATATACCATTCAAGCGACCAATACGCTAATTGCTACAGGCTCAAAAATTTCGAAAATCAATCTGCCGGGTGTCGAACATGATTTTGTCTTGAACAGTACATCGGCGCTGCAGCAGAAGGAGAATTTTAAATCGATCACCATTATTGGCGGCGGTGTCATCGGTATGGAATTTGCCTTTATCTACTCCAATTTCGGGATCGAGGTCAACGTCATCGAATATTGTGACCGGCTTTTGACTATGGTGGATGAGGACGTTTCGGAAGAAATCAGAAACATCGCCGCTGAGCGCGGAATTCGCGTTCATACTGGAGCGAGAGTAACTCGAATCGAAAAAGATCAGAACGGCAACGCGGTCGTCATTTTTGAAAAAGATGATACTGAAATGTTTATGACAAGTGAAAAAGTTCTGGTCGCCATTGGAAGAGAGCCAAACCTCGAAGGATTGGATATTGATAAAGCTGGCGTTACGCTAAATGAAAACGGAAAAGGCATTGCCGTTAATGAACATTTGCAGACATCTGTAGATCATATTTATGCTATCGGCGATGTCACCAATCGCATTCAGTTGGCTCATGTTGCTTCCCATGAAGGAACAGCAGCTATAGACCATATATTAGGAAAATCTTCGACCTTAAATTACGATATGGTACCAAACGTTATCTTCACTTCACCTGAGATTGCATCCGTTGGACTGACAGAACAACAAGCACTGCGTCAAAAGATGAAAATTACGATCAGTAAATTCCCTTTCCAGGCTAATGGGAAAGCGTTAACGATGAGAGAAGATAAAGGGTTTGTCAAATTAATTAAAAATATCGACAACGGTAAAATCGTCGGTGCTTCCATAATCGGTCCTGAGGCTTCCGCTTTGATCAGTACACTTACTGTAATCATCAATAATGGGATCTCAGAGGATGAGATTATACATACGATTTTCGCTCATCCCACGACTGGCGAAGCCATCCACGAAGCGGCATTAGGCTTAGGTATTGGAGCGCTTCATTACCATGAATAA
- a CDS encoding carboxymuconolactone decarboxylase family protein translates to MKKDVREMLNDFTNGLATLSETNGEHVNAFMNLLGTTYSEGALDTKTKELISIGVAAYNRCEYCIVFHVYKALEAGATREQIIEAAMVAVAFGGGPSMAYSVTLLKDSIDEFEKDFK, encoded by the coding sequence ATGAAAAAAGATGTGAGAGAAATGTTGAATGATTTCACAAATGGACTAGCCACCCTGTCTGAAACCAATGGTGAACACGTAAACGCGTTTATGAATTTGCTGGGAACGACCTATTCAGAGGGAGCTCTCGATACAAAAACGAAAGAACTGATAAGTATCGGCGTTGCCGCTTACAACCGTTGCGAGTACTGTATCGTTTTTCACGTTTACAAAGCTCTTGAAGCTGGCGCGACACGTGAGCAAATTATCGAAGCAGCGATGGTGGCAGTAGCGTTTGGCGGAGGTCCGAGCATGGCCTACTCTGTCACTTTGCTTAAGGACTCTATTGACGAATTTGAGAAAGACTTCAAATAA
- a CDS encoding MarR family winged helix-turn-helix transcriptional regulator has translation MFDLNDCICFITNTASKKIIDEFNNRLENSGTTRVQWMALYFIGEKDGIIQKELSQKMNVQESSIARLMDRMEKENLCYRIRDVKDRRITRVRLTPLGETLREELLPFGQSFHNEATQNISQEELSIFKEVLNKMVRNLSKNN, from the coding sequence ATGTTTGATCTGAACGATTGCATCTGTTTTATTACGAATACAGCTTCCAAAAAAATAATTGATGAATTTAACAATAGATTAGAGAATAGTGGTACGACCCGAGTACAGTGGATGGCTCTTTATTTCATCGGAGAGAAGGATGGAATTATCCAAAAGGAATTGTCTCAAAAAATGAATGTGCAGGAGTCCTCAATTGCCAGACTTATGGATCGCATGGAAAAAGAGAATTTATGTTATAGAATCAGAGACGTTAAAGACAGAAGGATTACCAGAGTTCGATTGACACCGCTAGGTGAAACGCTGAGAGAAGAATTGCTTCCTTTTGGTCAATCTTTTCATAATGAAGCTACTCAAAACATTTCACAGGAGGAGTTATCTATTTTTAAAGAAGTGCTCAATAAAATGGTTCGGAATTTGTCGAAAAACAACTAA